Proteins from a genomic interval of Coffea eugenioides isolate CCC68of unplaced genomic scaffold, Ceug_1.0 ScVebR1_3091;HRSCAF=4238, whole genome shotgun sequence:
- the LOC113757422 gene encoding homocysteine S-methyltransferase 1-like → MGIGKESATLEDFLEKAGGCAVLDGGFATQLERHGATINDPLWSALCLIKDPHLIKKVHQEYLEAGADILVTSSYQATIPGFLSRGLSIEEAETLLRRSVKLAVEARDKFWDAIKTNPYQNRTKALVAASIGSYGAYLADGSEYSGNYGPDVNLDKLKDFHRRRLQVLVEAGADLLAFETIPNKLEAQACAELLEEENVQIPSWICFSSVDGKNAPSGESFNECLDVLNKSNKVTAVGINCAPPHFVLALIQKFRELTGKAIVVYPNSGEIWDGVAKRWLPSKCFDDEKFELFATRWRDAGAKLIGGCCRTTPDTVRAISKALKERS, encoded by the exons atGGGGATAGGGAAAGAAAGTGCTACATTGGAAGATTTTCTTGAAAAGGCAGGTGGTTGTGCGGTCCTGGATGGTGGTTTTGCTACTCAACTGGAGAGGCATGGTGCCACCATTAATGACCCTCTTTGGAGTGCTCTTTGCCTGATCAAAGACCCTCATCTTATCAAAAAG GTACACCAGGAGTATTTGGAAGCAGGTGCAGATATATTGGTCACTTCATCTTATCAG GCTACTATTCCGGGATTCCTGTCAAGGGGACTATCCATTGAAGAAGCAGAGACTCTGTTAAGAAGAAGTGTGAAATTGGCTGTTGAAGCCCGGGATAAGTTTTGGGACGCCATTAAAACGAATCCCTACCAAAACCGTACTAAAGCTTTAGTTGCAGCCTCCATTGGAAGTTATGGCGCTTATCTTGCGGATGGGTCAGAGTACAG TGGGAATTATGGGCCGGATGTGAATCTGGATAAGCTCAAGGATTTTCATAGGCGAAGACTGCAAGTTCTTGTGGAAGCAGGAGCTGATTTACTTGCCTTTGAAACCATTCCTAACAAGTTAGAAGCTCAG GCGTGCGCAGAACTTCTTGAAGAGGAGAATGTACAGATTCCATCTTGGATCTGTTTTAGCTCTGTAGATGGCAAGAATGCTCCATCAGGAGAGAGCTTCAATGAATGTCTAGATGTATTAAACAAAAGTAACAAAGTTACTGCAGTAGGGATTAATTGTGCTCCGCCTCATTTTGTCCTAGCCCTGATTCAGAAATTCAGAGAG TTAACTGGGAAGGCCATAGTAGTGTATCCCAACAGTGGGGAGATATGGGATGGTGTAGCTAAAAGGTGGCTG CCATCAAAATGCTTTGACGATGAAAAATTTGAGTTGTTTGCTACAAGATGGCGCGACGCAGGAGCTAAACTCATCGGTGGCTGTTGTCGGACCACGCCTGATACTGTTCGTGCCATCTCAAAGGCCCTCAAAGAAAGGTCCTGA
- the LOC113757425 gene encoding protein FLX-like 3, which translates to MAGRNRMFRQTDNIRGFRNDPRAIMHRGGGPLPPHPAVLEEELEIQHRDMQKIVAENGLLVDENVFLQSELTAVKDEIHRLSQVLPQIRADKEAHTRELIERGMKLEAELRSAEPLRAEVVQLRSESQKLNALRQELAAQVQAFNKDINRCKADNQQVAAMKADIEGMHKELIEARSIFEFEKKANEQLVEQNQAMEKNLVSMAREIEKLRAEQASSERRARGPGIGTYGMMNGSPEMRYRGNSYGDPYGSGAWGSYDKRGLPRR; encoded by the exons ATGGCAGGGAGAAATCGGATGTTCCGTCAAACAGATAATATCAGGGGCTTCCGCAATGACCCACGGGCTATAATGCACCGAGGAGGTGGACCTCTACCTCCGCATCCTGCAGTCCTTGAGGAGGAACTTGAAATTCAACATAGAGATATGCAAAAGATTGTTGCCGAAAATGGCCTCTTGGTTGATGAGAATGTGTTTCTTCagagtgaactgactgctgttaAGGACGAAATTCACAGACTGAGTCAGGTCCTTCCTCAAATAAGAGCTGATAAAGAGGCACACACAAGGGAGTTGATCGAGAGAGGAATGAAGCTTGAGGCTGAGCTTCGCTCTGCTGAACCACTCAGGGCAGAGGTAGTCCAATTAAGGTCAGAATCTCAGAAATTAAATGCATTACGACAGGAATTAGCTGCCCAAGTTCAAGCTTTCAATAAGGATATTAATAGATGTAAAGCTGATAATCAGCAAGTAGCTGCCATGAAGGCTGATATTGAGGGGATGCACAAAGAACTGATCGAAGCAAG GAGCATATTTGAGTTTGAGAAGAAAGCAAATGAGCAACTGGTGGAACAAAACCAAGCAATGGAGAAAAACCTAGTCTCCATGGCTCGTGAAATAGAAAAGCTCCGAGCAGAGCAAGCTAGTTCAGAGAGGAGAGCACGTGGTCCTG GTATTGGGACCTATGGAATGATGAATGGAAGTCCTGAAATGAGATATCGAGGTAATTCCTATGGTGATCCCTATGGCAGTGGAGCTTGGGGATCCTATGATAAGAGAGGGCTTCCTAGACGCTGA
- the LOC113757424 gene encoding 3-ketoacyl-CoA synthase 6-like: MPEVSGSFKLKLAKLGYQYLVNHIITFFLIPMMMFVFIQILQRSPEELLSLWNVLNFTLVHAVCSSFAIIFITSFYFMSKPRTVYLVDFACFKPPCHFRAPYASFVEHARLVLPDHPKSVSFQTKMLARSGLGEETCLPPAIHYIPPTPTRELAGEEAELVIFSAMDLILNQTGLKPRDIDILIVNCSVYSPTPSLSAMIINKYKLRSNIKSFNLSGMGCSAGLISVDLARDLLQVHPNSNAVIVSTEIITPNCYMGNDRSMLLPNCLFRMGGAAILLSNRWTDRWRAKYRLVHVVRTHKGADDKSYRCVEQKVDSEGNLGISLSIDLMAIAGEALKSNITTIGPLVLPASEQLLFLLTLIGRKIFKLKLKPYIPDFKQAFEHFCIHAGGRAVIDELQKSLQLSAEHVEASRMALHRFGNTSSSSLWYEMSYIEAKGRMKKGDRVWQIAFGSGFKCNSAVWKCNRAIKAPTKGPWEDCIDRYPFYIPEVVKL; the protein is encoded by the coding sequence ATGCCTGAGGTCTCTGGTTCATTCAAGCTCAAGTTAGCCAAATTAGGATACCAATACCTAGTAAACCACATCataactttcttcctcattccCATGATGATGTTTGTATTCATTCAAATCCTCCAAAGAAGCCCTGAAGAACTCCTAAGTCTTTGGAACGTTCTCAACTTCACACTTGTTCACGCCGTTTGTTCCTCATTTGCCATCATTTTCATAACTTCCTTTTACTTCATGTCCAAACCTCGTACGGTATACCTAGTAGATTTTGCATGTTTCAAACCTCCATGCCATTTCCGAGCACCTTATGCATCTTTTGTGGAACATGCCAGACTTGTCTTGCCTGATCACCCCAAAAGTGTAAGTTTCCAAACGAAAATGCTAGCAAGATCCGGTCTAGGTGAAGAGACATGTTTACCCCCCGCCATACACTACATCCCTCCAACGCCCACTAGGGAACTTGCTGGAGAAGAAGCTGAACTTGTAATTTTCTCAGCTATGGATTTAATCCTGAATCAAACTGGGCTTAAGCCACGAGATATTGATATACTCATCGTAAATTGCAGCGTTTATTCACCAACCCCGTCTTTGTCAGCTATGATCATCAATAAGTACAAGCTCAGGAGTAACATCAAGAGCTTCAATTTATCAGGAATGGGGTGCAGCGCAGGGCTGATTTCTGTCGATTTAGCCCGTGATCTGCTTCAAGTTCATCCAAATTCAAATGCTGTGATTGTAAGTACAGAGATTATCACCCCAAATTGCTATATGGGAAATGATAGATCAATGCTTCTGCCTAATTGTTTGTTTAGAATGGGAGGCGCTGCAATTCTTCTGTCCAATCGATGGACAGACAGATGGCGAGCAAAGTATCGTTTAGTCCACGTTGTAAGAACTCACAAAGGAGCCGATGATAAATCTTACAGATGTGTAGAACAAAAAGTAGATTCTGAAGGCAATCTAGGAATCTCGTTGTCCATTGATCTCATGGCAATCGCGGGCGAAGCTTTAAAGTCTAACATCACAACAATCGGCCCTCTTGTTCTTCCAGCATCAGAGCAACTCCTGTTTTTGCTCACCTTAATTGGCAGAAAAATCTTTAAGCTAAAGCTGAAGCCTTACATTCCCGACTTCAAACAAGCATTCGAGCACTTCTGCATCCATGCCGGAGGAAGGGCTGTGATAGATGAGCTGCAGAAGAGCCTGCAGCTTTCAGCTGAGCATGTTGAGGCATCCAGGATGGCCCTGCATAGGTTCGGGAATACTTCCTCATCATCATTATGGTATGAAATGAGCTACATTGAAGCTAAAGGGAGGATGAAGAAGGGTGACAGAGTTTGGCAGATTGCATTTGGGAGTGGATTCAAGTGCAATAGTGCAGTTTGGAAGTGTAACAGGGCCATAAAAGCTCCAACAAAAGGACCATGGGAAGACTGCATCGACAGATATCCCTTTTACATTCCTGAAGTGGTTAAGCTTTAA
- the LOC113757426 gene encoding 3-ketoacyl-CoA synthase 6-like, which translates to MPQRSPEFSGSVKLKYVKLGYQYLVNHFLTFLLVPVIAGILLELIRLGPDEIATLWKSLQFDFIQILCSSYLIIFISTLYFVSRPRPVYLVDYACYKPPVTCRVPFSCFMEHSRLILSTEPKSVEFQMRILERSGLGEETCLPPAIHYIPPAPSMEAARKEAEMVIFSAVDTLFKKTGLEAKDVDILIVNCSLFSPTPSLTAMVINKYKMRGDIKSFNLSGMGCSAGMISINLARDLLQSYPNSIAVVVSTEIITPNYYQGKERSMLLPNCLFRMGGAAIFLSNRRSDSIRAKYRLLHVVRTHKGADDKAYRCVFEEEDPEGKSGISLSKDLMAIAGEALKSNITTIGPLVLPASEQLLFLMSLMGRKFFNPKWKPYIPDFKQAFDHFCIHAGGRAVIDELQKNLQLSAEHVEASRMTLHRFGNTSSSSLWYELSYIEAKGRMRKGNRVWQIAFGSGFKCNSAVWKCIKSIEIPTDGPWSDCIDRYPVHIPEVVKL; encoded by the coding sequence ATGCCTCAGCGATCGCCCGAGTTTTCTGGCTCAGTCAAACTCAAATATGTGAAGTTGGGCTACCAATATCTAGTGAACCATTTTCTCACTTTCTTGCTTGTACCAGTAATTGCTGGCATCCTATTAGAACTGATTAGATTAGGCCCTGATGAAATCGCCACGCTGTGGAAATCTCTCCAATTCGATTTTATCCAAATTTTGTGCTCGTCATATCTGATCATCTTCATCTCCACTTTATACTTCGTGTCAAGGCCTAGACCAGTTTATCTAGTCGATTATGCTTGTTACAAACCCCCCGTAACATGTCGTGTaccattttcttgttttatggaACATTCTAGACTGATCCTTAGCACAGAGCCAAAAAGTGTCGAATTCCAAATGAGGATTCTTGAACGCTCAGGCCTTGGTGAAGAGACTTGTTTGCCTCCTGCAATTCACTATATCCCACCAGCACCATCCATGGAAGCTGCAAGAAAAGAAGCTGAAATGGTTATATTCTCAGCAGTTGATACACTTTTCAAGAAAACAGGACTCGAGGCTAAGGATGTCGATATTCTGATAGTAAATTGCAGTCTTTTCTCCCCAACTCCATCCCTCACGGCAATGGTGATCAACAAGTACAAGATGAGGGGAGATATTAAGAGCTTTAATCTCTCGGGAATGGGCTGCAGTGCAGGGATGATTTCAATTAATTTAGCTCGTGATCTTCTTCAAAGTTATCCTAATTCAATTGCTGTTGTTGTCAGCACTGAGATTATCACGCCGAACTACTATCAAGGCAAGGAAAGGTCAATGCTGCTTCCAAATTGCCTGTTTCGAATGGGGGGTGCCGCTATTTTTCTCTCGAACCGAAGGTCTGATTCAATAAGAGCGAAATATAGGCTTCTTCACGTTGTTCGGACTCATAAAGGAGCTGATGACAAGGCTTACAGATGTGTTTTTGAAGAAGAAGATCCTGAAGGAAAATCAGGGATTTCTTTGTCTAAAGATCTCATGGCAATTGCAGGGGAAGCTCTGAAGTCCAATATCACCACAATAGGCCCTTTGGTCCTCCCTGCGTCAGAGCAGCTTCTGTTTTTAATGTCGCTGATGGGGAGAAAATTCTTTAATCCCAAGTGGAAGCCTTACATTCCTGACTTCAAACAAGCGTTTGATCATTTTTGCATTCATGCAGGGGGCAGAGCTGTAATTGATGAGCTGCAGAAGAATCTGCAGTTATCAGCTGAACATGTCGAGGCATCAAGAATGACTTTGCACAGGTTCGGAAAtacttcttcatcatcactgtGGTATGAGCTAAGCTATATTGAAGCAAAAGGGAGAATGCGGAAAGGGAATAGAGTTTGGCAGATTGCATTTGGAAGTGGATTCAAGTGTAACAGTGCTGTTTGGAAATGTATCAAAAGTATTGAGATACCAACAGATGGACCTTGGTCTGACTGTATTGATAGGTACCCTGTCCACATTCCTGAAGTGGTGAAGCTCTGA